The Sphingomonas sanguinis nucleotide sequence CCCAGCCGCCTTCGCAGAACTGGCTATAGGCTTCCTTGAAACCGGTCGGCGTGCGGACGACGCCGTTTTCCAGCTTGCACCCTTCGATGTCACCGGTGGCGTTGAGCGGCAGCAGGACCTCCTGCGTGACGCGCGCCGCCTCTTCCAGGATGGCGTCGTACAGCTCGGGACCGAATTCGTCCTGCCCCGCGACGGGGCCGAACTCGTCCTCCTTGAACAGCTCGTGGAGGACGAAACGCATGTCGCGCAGCGGTGCGTTATAGACTTGCATGGGATTATCCTCTCCCGATCAGTTGCGCAGCGGCTTGCCGGTTTCGAGCATATGCTCGACCCGCGCCTGGGTCCGCGCATCCTTGACGCTTTCCATGAAGGCGGTGCGTTCCAGCTTGAGCAGCTGTTCCTCGCTCACCTCGTCGATGATATCGGCCTCGCCGCCGGTGACGATGTTCGCCAGACGGCCCGCGACCACCACGTCGTACGGCGTGGCGACGCCCTTCTTGGCGAAGTCGGCGACCGCGCCGTTGAACGCGACGCGCCCGGCCGCACCCGGCAGGCGGAAGACCGGCTTTTCAGGCGGTTGATAGCCCTCGACCAGCGACAGCGCCTTCTGCTTGGCATCGGCCAGCAGCCGGTCGCGGTTCATGGTGATGCCATCGTCCTTGCGGAGATAACCCAGGTCCTTGGCTAAAGCCGCCGAACGCGACACCTGCGCGGTCGAGATCGTCTCGAACGCCTTCATGGCGGCGGGCATCGGCCCCTTGGGCATCTTGGGCGACTTGGCGAGACGGTCGATCAGCTCGCCGTTTCCGCCCCAGCCGGGGACCAGACCGACGCCGGTCTCGACCAGCCCGATATAGCTCTCCGCATGGGCCTGGATCGCATCGGCGTGGAGCAGAATCTCGCACCCGCCGCCCAGCGCCATGCCCGCCGGCGCGGCGACCACCGGGAAGGGCGCGTATTTCAGTGCCTTGTAGGCCTGCTGCCCCGCGACGACCAGCTTGTCGACCTCACCCCAGGCCGCGATGTTAACCGCGAACATGGCAAGGCCAAGATTGGCACCGGCCGAGAAGTTGCTGCCCTCGTTATAGATGACCAGCGCCTTGTATTGGCTCTTCACCAGCGCGATGGTCTTTTGAAGAAGCGACAGAACCTGCTCGTCGAGCGCGTTCATCTTGCCGGTGAACTCGAACGCGACGACGCCGTCACCGACATCCCATGCCGCTGCCGAACCGTTCTTGAGCAAAGGTTCGGAGCGGAGCTTGATGTCCTCGAGCAGCAGCACGCCCTCGGCGCGGACGACATCGGCATAGTCGCCGCCTGCGGTCAGATACTGACGCTTGCCATCGACCACGCGGTAGAAGGGGCGGTCGCCCGCCGTCTCCAACAGCGCGGGCACTGGCTTGCCCTCGGCGCGCAGCCGCTCGGCCAGTTTGCCCGGACCCATGCGGTCGATCAGCTCGAACGGGCCGAACTTCCAGTTATAGCCCAGCTTCATCGCGTCATCGATCGCGACCACGTCATCCGCCGCCTCGCCGACCAGCCCGGCGGCATAGGACAGCACCGGGCCCAGCACCGCCCAGGCATAGTCGCCGACCTTGCCCGGCGTCGCGACCAGCGCGGCCAGGTCCTTTTCGGCGCGGCCCGGCAGCCGTTCCGGCTTCTTTTCCGCGCGATATTC carries:
- a CDS encoding 3-hydroxyacyl-CoA dehydrogenase/enoyl-CoA hydratase family protein is translated as MADTINKVCVIGAGVMGAGIAAQVANAGVPVLLLDIVPKDGADRDAIAKGAVAKMLKTEPAPFMSPAAAKLVETGNIEDHLARVAECDWIVEAVVERLDIKQALYARLEELKRPGTAVSSNTSTIPLGHLVEGRSEQFKQDFLITHFFNPPRYMRLIEIVTSQHTDAGVAAKVEQFVDHRMGKRIVRAKDTPGFIANRIGTYWLAVAINAAMDQGLTVEEADQIGGRPMGVPKTGIFGLIDLVGIDLMPLLAKSLSSTLPEGDAYFDTIRPLPLVDKMIAEGFTGRKGKGGFYRLDRKSDGTKAKQAIDLKTGEYRAEKKPERLPGRAEKDLAALVATPGKVGDYAWAVLGPVLSYAAGLVGEAADDVVAIDDAMKLGYNWKFGPFELIDRMGPGKLAERLRAEGKPVPALLETAGDRPFYRVVDGKRQYLTAGGDYADVVRAEGVLLLEDIKLRSEPLLKNGSAAAWDVGDGVVAFEFTGKMNALDEQVLSLLQKTIALVKSQYKALVIYNEGSNFSAGANLGLAMFAVNIAAWGEVDKLVVAGQQAYKALKYAPFPVVAAPAGMALGGGCEILLHADAIQAHAESYIGLVETGVGLVPGWGGNGELIDRLAKSPKMPKGPMPAAMKAFETISTAQVSRSAALAKDLGYLRKDDGITMNRDRLLADAKQKALSLVEGYQPPEKPVFRLPGAAGRVAFNGAVADFAKKGVATPYDVVVAGRLANIVTGGEADIIDEVSEEQLLKLERTAFMESVKDARTQARVEHMLETGKPLRN